The sequence CTACAAGATGCAGGCGCTGGTCCTGGGTGGCTTCTTCGGTGGCCTCGCCGGCCTCTTCCTGGCGCTTCACCAGGCGTCGGTGGTGCCGACGGACTACGAGACGGTCGTGACGTTCTTCGCCTACACCGCCCTGCTGATCGGTGGCGCGGCACGAGTGTGGGGGCCGGTCATCGGTGCGGTCATCTTCTGGTTCCTGGTGCGCTCGCTCGGCACGCTGTTCGGTCAGATGACCTCCGGTGCCGACCCGCTCATGCCGGAATGGCTGATGACCGACATCCAGTCCGGACTGGTGCGCTACATCCTGGCCGGTCTCGGCCTGATGCTGTTGATGATCTTCCGGCCGCAAGGCATCTTCGGTGACCGTAAGGAGTTGGCGATCGATGGGCGCTGAGAGAGCGGGCACCGTCCCGGAGGCCGTCCGCGGCCTCCGTGAGGTCCCCAACGAGCCCGGGGCGGCGAAGCCCGATGCGATTCTGGTCGGGGACCACGTCGTACGGCAGTTCGGCGGGCTGAAGGCCGTCGACGTCGACCACATCGAGGTCCAGCGGGGGGTCATCACGGCCCTCATCGGTCCCAACGGTGCGGGCAAGACGACGTTGTTCAACTGCCTGACCGGCTTCGACCAGCCCAGCAGCGGCAAGTGGTCCTTCAACGGCAAGTCGTTGAAGGGGATGCCGCCGCACCGCGTCGCACGACGCGGCATGGTGCGTACCTTCCAGCTCACCAAGGTGTTGGCCAAGCTGACGGTGATCGAGAACATGCGGCTCGGCGCGACCGGCCAGCGGGGCGAGAAGTTCTGGTCCGCGCCCTTCGCCGCGCTCTGGCGCGGCCAGGAGGCCGAGATCACCGAGCGTGCCGACGTGTTGCTGCAGCGCTTCAAGCTCGACACCAAGCGCGAGGACTTCGCGGGATCGCTGTCCGGTGGCCAGCGCAAGCTGCTGGAGATGGCACGGTCGCTGATGGTCGACCCCGAGCTGATCATGCTCGATGAGCCGATGGCCGGCGTGAACCCGGCGCTGAAGCAGTCGCTGCTCGAGCACGTCGTCGGCCTGCGCGACGAGGGACGCACGGTGCTCTTCGTCGAGCACGACATGGACATGGTGCGCGACATCGCCGACTGGGTCGTGGTGATGGCCCAGGGACGGATCGTGGCCGAGGGCACCCCGGACGCCGTGATGGCCGACGAGGCCGTCATCGACGCCTATCTCGGTGCCCACCACGACACGGACCTGAGTGACCTGGACGAGGACGAGCTGGAAGAGGAAGCTCGCGAGGAGATCGAGGAGGAGGAGCGCAAGTGACCGACGAGACTCCCGAGCGGACCGCGCACCTCGCGGCGGCGGACGGCGCCGTCATCCGCGCCGACGATGTCGTGGCGGGCTACTTCCCCGGCGTCAACATCC comes from Nocardioides panacisoli and encodes:
- a CDS encoding ABC transporter ATP-binding protein is translated as MGAERAGTVPEAVRGLREVPNEPGAAKPDAILVGDHVVRQFGGLKAVDVDHIEVQRGVITALIGPNGAGKTTLFNCLTGFDQPSSGKWSFNGKSLKGMPPHRVARRGMVRTFQLTKVLAKLTVIENMRLGATGQRGEKFWSAPFAALWRGQEAEITERADVLLQRFKLDTKREDFAGSLSGGQRKLLEMARSLMVDPELIMLDEPMAGVNPALKQSLLEHVVGLRDEGRTVLFVEHDMDMVRDIADWVVVMAQGRIVAEGTPDAVMADEAVIDAYLGAHHDTDLSDLDEDELEEEAREEIEEEERK